The following proteins come from a genomic window of Solwaraspora sp. WMMA2065:
- a CDS encoding ABC transporter permease, whose translation MNLYRAELRRLGKRRFVRYLVAAALLLLVAIAVGTFLGNQKIGPAAYAEAERTAAAEYRAGVEWAEQWRAECERSQSSGAADTNRFPPNCADIVAPTRDMYPAEPYLPATFIYHSDFPATLYVFATLSTLVFFAAGASFIGAEWTSGAMMNLLLWRPRRLRVLFTKLAALLTGVLAVTVPAVLMWTAAHWATAVWRGSTAEMTAGAWRSVALTELRVVVLVVAAATVGFGLAAIGRHTALALGGVLAVLVLGQSALSFLADVTDATFTEAWVLPVYWIAWMDSSIELTSWQACDGQPGCVPPTTELTWLHTGVLMAAVVLLVLVVAAWTVRRRDVS comes from the coding sequence ATGAATCTGTACCGGGCCGAGCTGCGCCGCCTCGGCAAACGGCGCTTCGTCCGCTACCTGGTGGCCGCCGCGCTGCTGCTGCTGGTCGCGATCGCCGTCGGGACGTTCCTCGGCAACCAGAAGATCGGCCCGGCGGCGTACGCCGAAGCCGAGCGCACCGCCGCGGCCGAGTACCGGGCCGGGGTCGAATGGGCCGAGCAGTGGCGAGCCGAATGCGAGCGCAGCCAGAGCAGCGGCGCCGCCGATACGAACCGGTTTCCACCGAACTGCGCCGATATCGTGGCACCGACCCGGGACATGTACCCGGCCGAGCCGTACCTGCCGGCGACGTTCATCTACCACAGCGATTTTCCAGCCACCCTGTACGTCTTCGCGACCCTGTCCACCCTGGTCTTCTTCGCAGCCGGGGCGTCGTTCATCGGTGCCGAGTGGACCTCCGGCGCGATGATGAACCTGCTGCTGTGGCGGCCACGCCGGCTCCGTGTCCTGTTCACCAAGCTGGCCGCGCTGCTGACCGGCGTACTGGCGGTGACCGTGCCCGCCGTGCTGATGTGGACGGCGGCGCACTGGGCGACCGCCGTGTGGCGCGGTTCGACCGCCGAGATGACCGCCGGTGCCTGGCGGTCCGTCGCGTTGACTGAGCTACGGGTGGTGGTGCTGGTCGTCGCGGCGGCCACGGTCGGCTTCGGGCTGGCCGCGATCGGCCGGCACACCGCGTTGGCGCTCGGCGGCGTCCTCGCCGTACTGGTGCTGGGCCAGTCCGCGTTGAGTTTCCTCGCCGACGTGACCGACGCCACCTTCACCGAGGCGTGGGTGCTGCCGGTGTACTGGATCGCCTGGATGGACTCGTCGATCGAGCTGACCAGCTGGCAGGCGTGCGACGGGCAGCCCGGCTGCGTACCGCCGACCACGGAGCTGACCTGGCTGCACACCGGCGTGCTGATGGCGGCGGTGGTGCTGTTGGTGTTGGTTGTCGCGGCGTGGACGGTGCGCCGGCGCGACGTCAGCTGA
- a CDS encoding DUF3263 domain-containing protein, translated as MPAADEPRTGPGAGPVPRTTAGVPRQRSEPGGSRGSDDAGTEPLDDAGTEPLDDAGRNADGSDAGTGPGGAGTVSGTPAAGPAATGLTEREQRVLDFERQWWKHAGAKEQSIRDTFGLSATRYYQLLNQLLDNPVALAVEPVLVARLRRLRAARSRARRG; from the coding sequence GTGCCGGCTGCTGACGAACCCCGGACCGGACCCGGCGCCGGGCCGGTCCCCCGGACGACGGCCGGCGTTCCCCGGCAACGCAGCGAGCCGGGCGGTTCCCGGGGCTCCGACGACGCCGGCACCGAGCCGCTCGACGACGCCGGCACCGAGCCGCTCGACGACGCCGGCCGCAACGCCGATGGGTCCGACGCCGGCACCGGACCGGGCGGTGCGGGCACCGTCAGCGGTACGCCTGCAGCCGGGCCGGCCGCGACCGGGCTGACCGAGCGTGAGCAGCGGGTTCTCGATTTCGAACGGCAGTGGTGGAAACACGCCGGTGCCAAGGAACAGTCGATCCGGGACACCTTTGGTCTCTCCGCCACCCGCTACTACCAGCTGCTCAACCAGTTACTGGACAACCCGGTCGCGCTGGCCGTCGAACCGGTGCTGGTGGCCCGGCTCCGCCGGCTGCGGGCGGCCAGGTCGCGGGCCCGGCGCGGCTGA
- a CDS encoding protein phosphatase 2C domain-containing protein, which yields MPAVTSRSSAPPADLPTMRVDACSVAAPGQSDNEDHILQYGDLVGVLDGATAPAGFDTGCSHGPAWYVRRLAARLGLASAATPAAPLAGLLAEAIRAVRDDHAASCDVDHPGTPSATVCLLRRSGGHLDYLVLCDSPLVFEAAGQVGVVSDNRLADTMDRLRGQHDPPATDDPRHRYHRAVRWQRQWMNQPDGYWVAAADPAAADRALCGTLPLTGPGRITRAALLSDGATRAVERFGRYSWPQLMDLLAEAGPAELIRQVRTAETAEPDRSIGHKRHDDATAIFCLFDTG from the coding sequence ATGCCGGCGGTGACGAGCCGGTCGTCGGCCCCGCCGGCCGACCTGCCGACGATGCGGGTGGACGCCTGCTCGGTCGCCGCGCCCGGACAATCGGACAACGAGGACCATATCCTGCAGTACGGAGACCTGGTCGGAGTGCTGGACGGTGCCACCGCTCCCGCCGGCTTCGACACCGGCTGCAGCCACGGGCCGGCCTGGTACGTACGCCGGCTCGCCGCCCGGCTCGGGTTGGCCAGCGCCGCTACGCCGGCCGCCCCGCTGGCCGGGCTGCTCGCCGAGGCCATCCGGGCGGTCCGCGACGACCACGCGGCCAGCTGCGACGTGGACCACCCGGGAACCCCGTCGGCCACCGTGTGCCTGCTGCGCCGCTCCGGTGGACACCTGGACTACCTGGTGCTGTGCGACAGTCCACTGGTGTTCGAGGCGGCCGGGCAGGTCGGCGTGGTGTCCGACAACCGGTTGGCCGACACCATGGACAGACTGCGCGGACAGCACGATCCGCCGGCCACCGACGACCCACGGCACCGCTACCACCGGGCCGTACGGTGGCAGCGGCAGTGGATGAACCAGCCGGACGGCTACTGGGTGGCCGCCGCCGACCCGGCCGCGGCCGACCGGGCGCTCTGCGGCACCCTGCCACTGACCGGACCGGGCCGGATCACCCGGGCGGCGCTGCTCAGCGACGGGGCGACCCGGGCCGTCGAACGGTTCGGGCGGTACAGCTGGCCGCAGCTCATGGACCTGCTCGCCGAGGCCGGGCCAGCCGAGTTGATCCGCCAGGTACGGACGGCCGAGACCGCCGAGCCGGATCGGTCGATTGGTCACAAGCGGCACGACGACGCCACGGCGATATTTTGTTTGTTCGATACCGGGTGA
- a CDS encoding GNAT family N-acetyltransferase, with translation MRHDVRLTPMSDDLLEPLLSAAVAEAEPGEVMPPVPGPAGWTAARRDAFRTFYRSHFGGGQFGPAGTIVYAVTVGGDVVGGIRLSRLDTPSVVETGIWLGRSARGRGVGSAALRAVLDEAVRLGAHLVIARTTPANRSAINLLRRCGAIIGVEQGQVHARFWLDEAFTTDLAG, from the coding sequence GTGCGGCACGACGTGCGGTTGACCCCGATGAGCGACGACCTGTTGGAGCCGTTGCTCTCTGCCGCCGTGGCCGAGGCCGAGCCGGGTGAGGTGATGCCGCCGGTGCCCGGCCCGGCCGGTTGGACCGCCGCCCGCCGGGACGCCTTCCGCACGTTCTACCGGTCCCACTTCGGCGGCGGGCAGTTCGGGCCCGCCGGCACCATCGTCTACGCGGTCACCGTCGGCGGGGACGTGGTCGGCGGCATCCGGCTCAGCCGGCTCGACACCCCTTCCGTCGTGGAGACCGGCATCTGGCTCGGCCGGTCCGCCCGTGGGCGGGGGGTCGGCTCCGCCGCGCTACGCGCGGTGCTGGACGAAGCGGTCCGGCTCGGTGCCCACCTGGTCATCGCCCGGACCACACCGGCCAACCGGTCGGCGATCAACCTGCTGCGGCGGTGCGGCGCGATCATCGGGGTCGAGCAGGGCCAGGTGCACGCCCGGTTCTGGCTGGACGAGGCGTTCACCACCGACCTGGCCGGCTGA
- a CDS encoding AAA family ATPase, translated as MADPELTLSASLRPAALDARRGIVRLHPEVLAALGVTAGTPVRLTGRRSTAGVAARAEAGASRALLYADDLTLGNLGVRDGGQVTVAPAPEVAARRLTLEGPVEIVAVVSPEMLRLALLGKVVTAGDDVSLLPQDVFSDSAHRGLMEAARRSLANVVGYAWTSTLLTVADAEPAGPAGTGDPVLVTMDTVVAWRHGPATHGSSGEEVRPAGPVSPAPAPDFVDEPAPNLDDLPGLRAQAHELTELLDLGFHHREVLDRLGTTVSLGVLLSGPAGSGKSALVRAVAADLDARVETLWAPELAASTNDAAAQRLRRAAESVRRGDAAVLLITDVDAIAPRDEPGPLSTVFRQVLAETVAAGAAVVCTTSHPEALDPGLRGPDLLAVQVAVPLPDAAMRREQLAVLTRGMPLEDDVRLDDVAARTPGFVAADLAALAREAGVRAALRQKSAETPMVAAADFEAALEVVRPTSMATSTLELARVTLDDVGDMAEVKQMLTESVLWPLTYPDTFARLGVQPPRGVLLYGPPGCGKTFLVTALAGTGKANVLSVKGAELLSKWVGESERAVRELFRRAREAAPTLVFLDEVDALAPVRGQASDGGTTDRVVAALLTELDGVEALRNVVVIGATNRPDLVDPALLRPGRLERLVYVPPPDGAARTEILKAAAKSVPLADDVDLTELAASLDGFSAADCAALVRESALAAMRESLEASSVTAAHVAAARNRIRPSLDPAQVAWLAAYAEQQSAR; from the coding sequence GTGGCCGACCCCGAACTGACCTTGTCCGCGAGCCTGCGGCCCGCCGCGTTGGACGCCCGCAGGGGCATCGTCCGACTGCACCCGGAGGTGCTGGCCGCGCTCGGCGTCACCGCCGGCACGCCGGTGCGGCTGACCGGGCGACGCAGCACCGCCGGGGTCGCGGCCCGCGCCGAGGCCGGCGCCAGCCGCGCTCTGCTGTACGCCGACGACCTGACCCTGGGCAACCTCGGTGTCCGCGACGGCGGTCAGGTGACCGTGGCCCCGGCGCCCGAGGTCGCCGCCCGCCGGCTGACCCTGGAGGGACCGGTCGAGATCGTCGCGGTGGTCAGCCCGGAGATGCTGCGGCTGGCCCTGCTCGGCAAGGTGGTCACCGCCGGTGATGACGTGTCGCTGCTGCCGCAGGACGTCTTCTCCGACTCGGCGCACCGTGGCCTGATGGAGGCGGCCCGGCGCAGTCTGGCCAACGTCGTCGGGTACGCCTGGACCAGCACCCTGCTGACGGTCGCCGACGCCGAGCCGGCCGGCCCGGCCGGGACCGGGGACCCGGTGCTGGTCACGATGGACACCGTGGTGGCCTGGCGGCACGGGCCGGCCACCCACGGGTCGTCCGGGGAGGAGGTCCGCCCGGCCGGGCCGGTGTCGCCGGCACCGGCACCGGACTTCGTCGACGAGCCGGCACCCAACCTGGACGACCTGCCCGGCCTGCGGGCCCAGGCACACGAGTTGACCGAGCTGCTCGACCTCGGCTTCCACCATCGGGAGGTGCTGGACCGGCTGGGCACCACGGTCTCGCTCGGCGTACTGCTCAGCGGACCGGCCGGGTCCGGCAAGTCGGCGCTGGTCCGTGCGGTCGCCGCCGACCTGGACGCCCGGGTGGAGACGCTCTGGGCGCCGGAGCTCGCCGCGTCGACCAACGACGCGGCGGCGCAGCGGCTGCGGCGGGCCGCCGAGTCGGTACGCCGTGGCGACGCCGCAGTGCTGCTGATCACCGACGTGGACGCGATCGCGCCCCGCGACGAGCCGGGTCCGTTGTCGACCGTGTTCCGGCAGGTGCTGGCCGAGACGGTGGCCGCCGGCGCGGCGGTGGTCTGCACCACCAGCCACCCGGAGGCGCTGGACCCCGGGCTGCGCGGCCCGGACCTGCTCGCCGTGCAGGTCGCGGTGCCGCTGCCGGACGCCGCGATGCGTCGGGAACAGTTGGCCGTGCTGACCCGGGGCATGCCGCTGGAGGACGACGTCCGGCTCGACGACGTCGCCGCGCGTACCCCCGGGTTCGTCGCCGCCGACCTGGCTGCGCTGGCCCGCGAAGCCGGGGTACGGGCGGCGCTGCGGCAGAAGTCGGCGGAGACGCCGATGGTGGCCGCCGCCGACTTCGAGGCCGCGCTGGAGGTGGTCCGCCCCACCTCGATGGCGACGTCCACGCTGGAGCTGGCGCGGGTGACGCTGGACGACGTCGGCGACATGGCCGAGGTCAAGCAGATGCTGACCGAGTCGGTGCTCTGGCCGTTGACCTACCCGGACACCTTCGCCCGGTTGGGCGTGCAGCCGCCACGCGGGGTGCTGCTCTACGGTCCGCCGGGCTGCGGCAAGACGTTCCTGGTGACCGCGTTGGCCGGCACCGGCAAGGCGAACGTGCTGTCGGTCAAGGGCGCCGAGCTGCTGTCGAAGTGGGTCGGGGAGAGCGAACGGGCGGTCCGCGAACTGTTCCGCCGGGCCCGCGAGGCAGCGCCGACCCTGGTGTTCCTGGACGAGGTGGACGCCCTGGCCCCGGTGCGCGGGCAGGCGTCCGACGGCGGCACCACCGACCGGGTGGTCGCCGCGCTGCTCACCGAACTGGACGGGGTCGAGGCGCTGCGCAACGTCGTGGTGATCGGTGCGACGAATCGGCCGGACCTGGTCGACCCGGCCCTGCTGCGGCCGGGCCGGCTGGAGCGGTTGGTGTACGTACCGCCGCCGGACGGTGCCGCGCGCACCGAGATCCTCAAGGCGGCGGCGAAGTCGGTGCCGCTCGCCGACGATGTGGACCTGACCGAGCTCGCCGCGTCGTTGGACGGGTTCTCGGCGGCGGACTGCGCCGCACTGGTCCGCGAGTCGGCCCTGGCCGCGATGCGGGAGTCGTTGGAGGCGTCATCGGTGACCGCCGCGCACGTCGCGGCGGCCCGGAACCGGATCCGGCCGTCGCTGGACCCGGCGCAGGTGGCCTGGCTGGCCGCGTACGCCGAACAGCAGTCCGCCCGGTAG